The following are encoded together in the Oceanobacillus zhaokaii genome:
- the rplL gene encoding 50S ribosomal protein L7/L12, protein MTKEEMIGAIKEMSVLELNDLVKAIEEEFGVTAAAPVAVAGGAAGAAEEEKTEFDVVLASVGDAKIKVVKAVREITGLGLKDAKELVDNAPKAIKEGVSKDEAEEMKAKLEEVGASVEVK, encoded by the coding sequence ATGACTAAAGAAGAAATGATTGGCGCGATCAAAGAAATGTCAGTTTTAGAATTAAACGACTTAGTTAAAGCAATTGAAGAAGAATTTGGAGTAACAGCTGCTGCACCAGTTGCAGTTGCAGGCGGAGCTGCTGGAGCTGCTGAAGAAGAAAAAACTGAATTTGATGTAGTACTTGCATCTGTTGGCGACGCGAAGATTAAAGTTGTTAAAGCTGTTCGTGAAATCACTGGTCTTGGACTTAAAGATGCTAAAGAATTAGTAGATAACGCACCGAAAGCAATTAAAGAAGGCGTATCTAAAGATGAAGCAGAAGAAATGAAAGCTAAACTTGAAGAAGTTGGCGCAAGCGTAGAAGTTAAATAA
- the rplJ gene encoding 50S ribosomal protein L10, protein MANLKIVEKKQELVEEITTKFRESQTSVVVDYRGLSVSELTTLRKQLRDEGIEFKVYKNSMSRRAAEAADVAEINDTLVGPTAIAFSNNDVVAPARILNNFAKTNENLEIKGGIIEGKVASLEQIKELADLPNYEGMVSMLLSVLQAPIRNFAYVTKAIAEQKEEQGA, encoded by the coding sequence ATGGCTAATCTTAAGATTGTAGAAAAGAAACAAGAACTTGTAGAAGAAATCACAACTAAATTCCGTGAAAGTCAAACATCAGTGGTTGTTGACTATCGTGGTCTAAGCGTTTCTGAATTAACAACACTTCGTAAACAATTACGTGACGAAGGTATTGAATTCAAAGTATACAAGAACTCTATGAGCCGTCGTGCTGCGGAAGCTGCAGATGTTGCGGAAATCAATGATACTCTAGTTGGCCCAACTGCTATTGCTTTCAGTAATAATGATGTAGTGGCACCAGCAAGAATCCTTAATAATTTCGCGAAAACAAACGAAAACCTAGAAATCAAAGGTGGTATCATCGAAGGGAAAGTTGCATCTCTAGAGCAAATCAAAGAGCTTGCAGATCTTCCGAATTACGAAGGTATGGTTTCAATGTTGCTTAGCGTGCTTCAAGCACCTATCCGTAACTTTGCTTACGTTACAAAAGCAATTGCAGAACAAAAAGAAGAACAAGGTGCATAA
- a CDS encoding class I SAM-dependent methyltransferase gives MSEHYFSQQPQSKSIPKTWKYKLREKEYKFTSDIGVFSKKEVDFGSRLLIEQFVEPVIAGDLLDLGCGYGPIGISLADSYQGRNVVMVDVNERALALAKQNASANDVENIEVIQSDRLSNLVNRSFAGIITNPPIRAGKQVVHSMFEESFAALEQHGELWVVIQKKQGAPSAKVKLESLFGEVEVVKKDKGYYILRALKI, from the coding sequence ATGTCTGAGCATTACTTTTCTCAACAACCTCAATCTAAAAGCATACCAAAGACTTGGAAATATAAATTAAGAGAGAAAGAATATAAATTCACCAGTGATATTGGCGTCTTCTCCAAAAAAGAAGTTGACTTCGGATCAAGATTATTAATCGAACAATTTGTGGAGCCGGTAATTGCGGGTGATTTATTAGATTTAGGCTGCGGTTATGGGCCAATCGGGATTTCCTTGGCGGATAGTTACCAAGGAAGAAATGTTGTGATGGTAGATGTGAATGAACGTGCATTGGCGTTAGCAAAGCAAAATGCTTCTGCGAATGATGTTGAAAATATTGAGGTAATCCAAAGTGATCGTCTCTCTAACTTGGTTAATCGTTCATTTGCTGGAATTATAACAAACCCACCAATAAGAGCAGGCAAACAGGTTGTTCATAGTATGTTTGAAGAATCGTTTGCGGCGCTAGAGCAACATGGAGAGTTATGGGTGGTTATTCAGAAGAAACAAGGAGCGCCATCAGCGAAAGTGAAACTGGAAAGTCTATTTGGTGAGGTAGAAGTGGTTAAGAAGGATAAAGGATATTATATATTACGAGCTTTAAAAATTTGA
- the rpmG gene encoding 50S ribosomal protein L33, with protein MSNKITLACAICLSRNYSTNKNVSTQSTRLEVRKFCKTCGKHTLHRETK; from the coding sequence TTGAGTAATAAGATAACTTTGGCGTGCGCAATTTGTTTAAGTAGAAACTATTCAACAAATAAAAATGTATCCACACAATCTACACGTTTAGAAGTACGCAAATTTTGCAAAACATGTGGGAAACATACATTGCATCGCGAAACGAAATAA
- the rlmB gene encoding 23S rRNA (guanosine(2251)-2'-O)-methyltransferase RlmB: protein MEQEIIIGKNPVMEALRSGRSVNKVLVLEHLNAQTMGKLHQLVKEAGTIVQKVPKSKLDQLSDGNHQGVIAYVASYEYASLDDLFRNAEEKSEDPFFIILDELEDPHNLGSILRTADATGVHGVIIPKRRSVGLTATVAKTAAGAIEHIPVTRVTNIANTIDELKERNIWVVGTEAEATEDYRRLDGTLPIALVIGNEGKGISRLVRKKCDWTVSLPMKGEVSSLNASVACSLLLYEVYRKRYPLGEA from the coding sequence ATCGAACAAGAAATAATCATCGGTAAAAATCCAGTAATGGAGGCATTGCGATCTGGAAGATCTGTCAATAAAGTACTAGTACTGGAGCATTTAAATGCACAGACAATGGGTAAGCTTCATCAATTAGTGAAGGAAGCGGGAACGATTGTGCAGAAGGTGCCGAAGTCCAAACTGGATCAATTATCAGATGGAAATCATCAAGGTGTCATTGCATATGTTGCTTCCTATGAATATGCATCATTGGATGACTTATTTAGAAATGCAGAAGAAAAATCAGAGGACCCATTTTTCATTATTTTGGACGAGCTGGAGGACCCGCATAATCTTGGTTCTATATTACGGACAGCAGATGCAACAGGAGTGCATGGTGTCATTATTCCTAAGCGCAGATCGGTTGGGCTAACAGCAACTGTTGCGAAGACAGCAGCGGGTGCGATTGAGCATATTCCGGTTACGAGAGTGACAAATATCGCCAATACGATTGATGAGCTGAAGGAAAGAAATATTTGGGTAGTTGGCACAGAAGCGGAAGCGACAGAGGACTACCGAAGGCTTGATGGAACCCTGCCAATCGCGTTAGTTATTGGAAATGAGGGTAAAGGAATCAGTCGATTAGTACGTAAAAAGTGTGATTGGACGGTTAGCTTACCGATGAAGGGTGAGGTTTCTTCCTTGAATGCATCGGTAGCTTGCAGTTTGCTGCTCTATGAGGTCTATCGAAAGCGATATCCGCTAGGTGAGGCATAA
- the sigH gene encoding RNA polymerase sporulation sigma factor SigH produces the protein MNASQLDFDKQNLHSMNDNDILLLIQQGNNYALDFLIHKYRNFVRAKARTYFLIGADKEDIIQEGMIGLYKAIRDFDADKLSSFKAFAELCITRQIITAIKTATRQKHIPLNSYVSLDKPIYDEDSERTLLDIIAGSRSVDPQELLVNREKMGDIELQLTELLSELEREVLHLYVDGRTYQEISIELKRHVKSIDNALQRVKRKLEQLLEVNEAKFQ, from the coding sequence ATGAACGCTAGTCAACTTGATTTTGATAAACAGAATCTACACAGTATGAATGATAATGATATATTACTTTTGATTCAGCAAGGGAATAACTATGCATTAGATTTCTTAATACATAAGTATAGAAATTTCGTGCGTGCAAAGGCAAGGACCTACTTTTTAATAGGCGCCGACAAAGAGGACATTATTCAAGAGGGGATGATAGGTCTATATAAGGCAATTCGGGATTTTGATGCGGACAAGCTATCTTCCTTTAAGGCATTTGCAGAGCTATGCATCACCCGCCAAATTATTACAGCGATTAAGACTGCGACAAGGCAAAAACATATTCCGCTTAATTCATATGTATCATTAGATAAACCTATTTATGATGAAGACTCAGAAAGAACTTTATTAGATATTATTGCAGGTTCCAGATCGGTTGATCCCCAGGAATTACTTGTCAACCGGGAAAAGATGGGTGACATCGAACTGCAATTAACGGAATTATTAAGCGAGTTGGAGCGAGAGGTGCTGCATTTATATGTTGATGGGCGCACGTATCAAGAGATTTCGATTGAGCTGAAACGGCATGTGAAATCAATTGACAACGCTTTACAAAGAGTAAAGCGTAAATTGGAGCAGCTTTTGGAAGTGAATGAGGCTAAATTTCAATAG
- the rplK gene encoding 50S ribosomal protein L11: protein MAKKVIKLVKLQIPAGKANPAPPVGPALGQAGVNIMGFCKEFNARTQDQAGLIIPVEITVFEDRSFTFITKTPPAAVLLKKAAGIESGSGEPNKNKVATVKRDKVKEIAETKMPDLNAADVEAAMRMVEGTARSMGITIED from the coding sequence GTGGCTAAAAAAGTAATCAAATTAGTGAAATTACAAATTCCAGCTGGTAAAGCAAACCCAGCACCACCAGTAGGGCCGGCATTAGGTCAAGCAGGTGTTAACATCATGGGATTCTGTAAAGAGTTCAATGCACGTACACAAGATCAAGCGGGCTTAATTATCCCTGTTGAAATTACGGTATTTGAAGACCGTTCATTTACATTTATTACAAAGACTCCACCAGCAGCTGTGCTATTGAAAAAAGCGGCAGGTATTGAGTCTGGTTCAGGTGAACCGAACAAGAACAAAGTTGCTACTGTAAAACGTGATAAAGTGAAAGAAATCGCAGAAACTAAAATGCCAGATTTAAACGCCGCTGATGTAGAAGCAGCGATGCGCATGGTTGAAGGTACTGCACGAAGCATGGGAATTACGATCGAAGACTAA
- the nusG gene encoding transcription termination/antitermination protein NusG yields MEKNWYVVHTYSGYENKVKMNLEKRVETMGMEDKIFRVLVPEEEETEIKNGKKKVMKKKFFPGYVLTEMIMTDDSWYVVRNTPGVTGFVGSSGHGAKPTPLLPDEVDTLLKRMGMESQKVQIDFELKENVRVKEGPFADFTGSIEHIDLDKQKVKVHVNMFGRETPVELDFAQIEKLG; encoded by the coding sequence ATGGAGAAAAATTGGTATGTTGTTCATACGTACTCTGGATATGAAAACAAAGTAAAAATGAATTTAGAAAAACGAGTAGAAACAATGGGAATGGAAGATAAAATTTTCCGTGTACTTGTTCCAGAAGAAGAAGAAACAGAAATAAAAAATGGCAAGAAGAAGGTTATGAAAAAGAAATTCTTCCCAGGTTATGTATTGACAGAGATGATTATGACCGATGATTCATGGTATGTTGTGCGTAATACGCCTGGCGTCACTGGGTTTGTTGGGTCGAGTGGCCATGGCGCAAAACCTACACCATTATTGCCTGACGAAGTAGATACACTGCTTAAACGAATGGGAATGGAATCACAGAAGGTTCAAATCGACTTCGAACTGAAAGAGAATGTTCGTGTTAAAGAAGGGCCTTTTGCTGACTTTACGGGGTCAATTGAGCATATCGATCTTGATAAGCAAAAAGTGAAGGTTCATGTTAATATGTTTGGCAGAGAAACACCGGTCGAGCTGGATTTCGCACAAATTGAAAAACTAGGTTAA
- a CDS encoding NYN domain-containing protein translates to MVVLIVDGYNIIGAWDELQRLKDKEIGEARERLIQLMAEYQAYSGHRVIVVFDAYYVKGTESKLSQYKVDIIYTKEKETADECIEKLVKKIKNVKTQVYVATSDYAEQRTIFGQGALRKSARELYIELKDIEREIKSNIVQHQQVKPQTKIELSQEILAKFEKMRRGEL, encoded by the coding sequence ATGGTCGTCCTTATAGTTGATGGGTACAATATCATTGGGGCATGGGATGAATTACAGCGACTAAAGGATAAAGAAATCGGTGAGGCAAGAGAACGGTTAATTCAATTAATGGCAGAATATCAAGCATATTCAGGGCATCGAGTAATTGTAGTATTCGATGCCTATTATGTAAAAGGTACAGAAAGCAAGCTGAGCCAGTACAAAGTAGACATCATTTACACGAAAGAAAAAGAAACGGCAGATGAATGCATTGAAAAGCTTGTAAAGAAAATAAAAAATGTAAAAACACAAGTATATGTGGCTACTTCAGATTATGCGGAGCAACGTACAATCTTTGGACAAGGTGCACTTCGTAAATCGGCGAGGGAATTATATATTGAGTTAAAAGATATTGAACGTGAAATTAAATCAAATATTGTTCAACATCAACAAGTGAAGCCCCAAACAAAAATAGAATTAAGCCAAGAGATCTTAGCTAAATTTGAAAAAATGCGACGTGGGGAATTATAG
- the secE gene encoding preprotein translocase subunit SecE: MFKFLKNVSKEMKKVSWPKGKELTNYTVIVISTVVFVALFFMVVDMGISFILDSFFE, translated from the coding sequence GTGTTTAAGTTTTTAAAAAATGTTTCAAAGGAAATGAAAAAGGTCAGCTGGCCAAAAGGTAAAGAATTAACGAATTATACAGTAATTGTTATATCAACAGTTGTATTTGTAGCGTTATTTTTCATGGTAGTTGATATGGGGATTTCATTTATTCTGGATTCTTTTTTTGAATAA
- the rplA gene encoding 50S ribosomal protein L1: MAKRGKKHQEATKLVDRTKSYEVKEAIALAKQTAKANFDETVEAAFRLGVDPKKADQQIRGAFVLPHGTGKTQRVLVFAKGEKAKEAEAAGADYVGEGEYIDKINQGWFEFDVIVATPDMMAEVGKLGRVLGPKGLMPNPKTGTVTFDVEKAVNDIKAGKVEYRVDKQSNIHVPIGKISFDDEKLVENFVALTEQLVKVKPQTAKGIYMKNVSIASTMGPGIKVDVSSI; the protein is encoded by the coding sequence ATGGCTAAAAGAGGTAAAAAACATCAAGAAGCTACTAAGCTTGTTGATCGCACGAAATCATATGAAGTAAAAGAAGCTATTGCATTAGCAAAACAAACTGCTAAAGCTAACTTCGACGAAACAGTTGAAGCTGCATTCCGTTTAGGAGTGGATCCTAAGAAAGCAGATCAACAAATCCGTGGCGCTTTCGTATTGCCGCACGGTACTGGTAAAACACAACGTGTACTAGTATTCGCGAAAGGTGAGAAGGCGAAAGAAGCGGAAGCTGCTGGCGCTGATTATGTTGGTGAAGGAGAATACATCGATAAAATCAACCAAGGTTGGTTCGAATTTGATGTAATTGTTGCTACACCTGACATGATGGCTGAAGTAGGGAAACTTGGTCGAGTTCTAGGACCAAAAGGCTTAATGCCAAATCCAAAAACTGGAACAGTTACTTTCGATGTAGAGAAAGCTGTTAACGATATTAAAGCTGGTAAAGTTGAATATCGTGTCGACAAACAATCTAACATCCATGTTCCAATCGGGAAAATTTCATTTGATGATGAGAAATTAGTTGAGAACTTTGTGGCATTAACTGAACAACTTGTGAAGGTTAAACCACAAACCGCAAAAGGAATTTACATGAAAAATGTTTCAATTGCATCAACTATGGGACCTGGAATCAAAGTTGACGTTTCAAGTATCTAA